The genomic region ATGATATTACTGAGCTCTTTTTCATTGGAGACTCTAATAAACAATCACTCCCAGATGCTGATACGGAAGACGTTGACCTGAACAATAGCGGACCGATATTCTACGTTAGCAATCCGGCTGGAGTAATTGATGACGGTGAGAATGCCAATATTGAATTACTACAAGTTCCGCCTGATCAGTATTCGAGAAGTGAGGTGATTGGAAGTCAAAAGCCAAATGGAGATCCCAACGACACACCTGGATACATCATCCCAGACATCAGCATTGGGCTAAATGCTGGAACAGTAATTTAATTCTTTTAATTTTCTACATTATTAACAATCACAGCGAATAGATAGGAATTAGCTTTCGCTGACTCAGTCTTCATTATTCGTCAATTCAGTGACGACGCTTACGCACACCTCTGTGACAACCATGAGGTCATTAAATAAGTAGACATTACGCAATAAGAGCGCGCGACTGCGAGAGTCACATTAATTTAATTATAATATCATAAAAGGGATTACTCTGAGTATTTTCTGTACTACTGGAAGCAATAGAGCTATCTATACGTGCGTACCTAAGCCAGAGAATTTCTCCTGGATTATCGAGGATTAGAATAAGGGTACACGTTCATTCCCACCTCATATGCAGATAACTCAAACGTCTTCAGTCGACTTCGAGTCCAGCTTCTGATTGATCAGGGTCTGCAATAGCAAGTATCGTAATCCGATTGAGGACCGCTTGATTGGAGTCAGGATCAATCCCATCGATTTCGACGGCAATACTAATATGAACACTCTGACCTGGAGTAATACTAATCCCAATTCCCTCTGTTCCTGGAGTGTCACCAGTGATTTCCGGCTCCGAGATGACGTAGTCCTGACCCGGATCGATGAATGCGTCAAAGGTAGTAATTCGTCTATCGATACTGACACCGCGATCTTCAATTTCAGTCACATTCGCATTTTGAGAACTGCCGATATCGTCAATGTAGAATGTCGTATTAACATTATCTGACTCATTTTGTAAGCCGCCTTGTGTTGCTATCCACACTGTTACTGTTGATTCCCCGTTATTTGTAATATTGAAGATATTCGCTGCGGTTGTTGTTGCGTTTGTATTTAATTGTGCATTGTTTCTTCCACTCACATCAATCGCAAAAGTGCTATCGGCAGTGTCAGACTGCTGAATAAACGCACTTTCATCTGGGTCAACTGCCGGTTGAATTCCTAACAGTGCATTAGCGTCCCCGGCGACGTCCACATCTGCGGTTCGCTCAGCCTCAACTGTACTGAATGCCCCTGTTGCGGTCACTCCAATTGCTCCACCAAAGAGCAGCAAAACAGCCACTACTCTAAGGAGTGATATCATAATGGGTTCTCATTATTATAAGAACTCTGGGTATATCATCTTATTGACTCAACGTTATGAGGAGTATGTTCACAGAAGAAGTCAAGATAATACTTATGATACCCTGCATGTGACCCATTGAGATTCATTCCCGCGCTGAAGCGCGAGGCTTTCTCCTCGATTCTCCGTAAGTAACAACTCAAAATTCGTTGGTTTGATATTGATTGGATTGTCAGTATATGTACGAATAACCCTGATGATGATAGCCGACGCTGCCGAACAACAAAACAGTGTAAAGGCGTTATCGACGGATGAGGCATATGATATTCTTTCTGATCAGCGCCGGCGATATGCCATTCATCATCTCAAGCAATTAGACACGGCAGTAAGCGTTCAGGACCTTGCTGAACAGGTAGCCGCATGGGAGAATGAAAAACCGATTGAACAGTTAAATTCACAGGAGCGAAAACGGGTTTATATCTCGTTATATCAATCACATCTTTCAACACTTGATGATGAAGGGATTGTTGAATACGATGAAGAAAACGGAATGGTCAGTCTCACTGACGCTGCCGATGAATTAAATATCTACTTTGAGGTTGTGGCAGGCGATGATATTCCATGGAGTATATTTTATATTGGTCTAACGGCCGCTTTCAGTGCACTTGTCGGACTTACATACACTGGAATCGGTGTTCTCCAGCGAAGTCAACTTATCTTCGTGACAATTGGAATGCTTGTTTCGTATACTGCTGCAGGAGTTATCCAGACAATCCAACGAAAACGGATGGAATTGGGCGACTCTGGACCACCACCAGAATTGCAGTGAGTATTTTGTTCAATTAAATAATCATCACCGTCTCCGATTAATCACAGATCATTTTATCTGCGGATAATCAGTCGATTTTACTCAGATATCAAGTAAGCTATTATCGCTGGTTCACTCTGAGAACCGGGTCACGTCTCAATGACGGTGTCAAATATTGGTCGAAGTGTATTGATTGTGCGGTCTCCATCTGACGGTGTCATTAGATAGGTTGTCTCAATATCTGCAGATTGGAGACGTCGACTGAGTGTATATAAAAACTGGAATACTTTCTGTGGGCTAAGATACTGCAGGAACGCCTGAAGCGTATGAACGCTGCAGACTGTATTTTGATCTGGGTTCTGCCAGTTATCAAGTACCTGTGTAATGAGAATACCAAGTCGGGACAGATCAGTTTGATCGGATATCTGGTGTGTTTCAATTGATTCATCCATCCCATCACCAGATAGTTCTGCAACTGACATGTCTCCAGGAACACTTGCTCCGACTTTGATAATGATAATCTCACCACCGTCCCAACTCGGATGTTCCTGACACGCACGGAGTATATCGATCGTCTCACCTGCTGGAACAAGTAATAATAGATTCTGTGGGTACTGTGTTTCTAGTATATGATTAAATCCAGCATTCCATGTTTGTGAGTTATCCTCTCCAAGCAGAAGCGCTTGTGACCCATCAGAGACGGTGCTACTATCACTCTGAATACTCTCAGCAGAGGTACTGTCCGTCAGTGATGACGATTGCTGTGACTGTGACTGTGACTGTGACTGTGACTGCGGGGCAACCGGAGAGTCAGTCTGACCAGTATTCACGGACGTATTCTCGTTCTGGTTACTATCAGTGATGATTTCTTCAGGGATGTCTGTTTGACCGATATTCACAGAGCTATTTTTATTTTGATTACTAGATGTGCTTGCCTCATTTGATGAATCTGAACCAGAGGGCTGGTTCCATATACGCTCCGAGTCACGCTGAGATCTGTCAGCCGCAGGCTCAGTTGAGTGTTGATTTGAACCCGTAGATACGGCAGAATCAGACATATCATCAGAATTTTTCAGACGATCATCGCTTGATAGTCCAGTTTTGATACTGTCAGAGTCAGTATCAGTTGCATCCGTAATTGCCGCATCGGACCAGACGCGAGTAGAGCGGGAGTCATTCGTTATGTGCTCTTCTGGATCTGGCGTGGTTGTATCGGTATCAGTATCAGTATCGCTAGCGAAATCTGAACTTGAGTCTGCGTCCGCAGTTGTCTCATCGTCTGAGAGGGCATCATCATCATCGTTATTAATATTGTTATCTGCTGATTCGTCTGTATCTATATCATCAGGAGATTCAAACTTAGCAAACCGGGATCGGACAGTGGTACTCGTCTCTGCTTCATCATCCATGTCATCTTCCTCGGTCATGAGAAGAGAACAAATACCGAGTGACATACCGTTTGTACACTATGCAATTGATATCCAATAATCATCAATTAGCTCAGTCCGTTTTCATCCGTCTCTTCATCTAGAAATGGACTAAAATCTTCTGACTCATCAGCTGATAGATTCCGTGGGGCACCGGTAAGGACATCTGAAGTGAGTGGATTCCATCCGCTCGGGTCAATATCATTGAACGGAGTCTCACAAAATGGACATGCTGGTGAGGCTAACATTGAGATATTTATATCCTCATCACAGTAGTCACATTTTGCATGTTCTATCCCTTCTTGGAGAGCTGTTTGTCTGATTGCTTCTAAGGTTTCTTTATCCTCACTTATAGAGCTAATCATGTCAGTGTTATCCTCAATTTGATTTGTTAGCTGACTCCGGCGTGTCTCAAACTCCTCTTGTCGATTGAGTGCTGTTTCAAACGCACTTTCAATTGAGTCAAACTCATCATCAACCCGTGATTGGATTGTTTCTTGGGATCTCTCAAGCTCTTCAATCCTCGATTTGAATTCCTGTCGTAATTCAAGAGATTCTTCATATGACTGGTTGAGTTGCTCAATTTCTTCTTTCAGTAATTCGATTTCAGATTGTACATTAGCCATTTTCGCATCATTCTCAGATGAATTGCGTGAGCCCCGATTTTCATTCTCCATTATATTCACTTCTTGTTCGATACTCTTGACACGGTCTTGAAGTCGGACCCAACGCTCAGTCTGGCTTCGGCGGTTCTGGTCAATCTTATCTGATAAGTCGTACAATCGCTGCCACAACTCCTTTTCAGACCGTTCATCTGACATTTTCCTGAGTCCATCATTATAGTCCGGACCGCTTTCAGAGACGCCACTCTCTTCAGATTTAGACGTTGATACAGATTCCCGCTTTCCTACCGGTAACGGCTGTTCTTTTTGATCAATCGTATCATTACCGCCGGTGGATGCACCAGTTTCCTGGTCATGATTTGACTGGTTGGCAGTTGTTGTGTCTGTAACAGAGTTCAGCGTGCGTTGTAATTCAGTATATACCCAATATGCAGAAACAGTCTGATCCAATATTTCATTTGTTGATACTCCCTCGGACTCAGCCATCTCCTCAGCCCACTCTAAGAATTCATCTGTATCAAACTCAATATCTTTATCTGATGTATTATTCATTGATGATACTCTAATAGTTTATTTTTCAAGCGTTTTCTATCAACTCCGGTTAGTATAATAATCTCAGATATAGATTTCTTCTCGCGATCATGAGGACAGCAGCGAAGTAATTTAAACTGATGTGTAATTAGATATAGAATACGTATCATTATCGGTGTACCTGTACAATTATTATGTTTTTCAGATGAACGGATTGAATAACTCGAATTATTACGTCTGCTATAATCATATAATCACTGTATACCTATATTCTTTCTGTTGTCTAAAATCTATATTATGTTTGATATGATTTCCGAATAGAACTTAATACGTCATCAATATAACAAATGTTTAATTATATTCATTTTATAACGCAGTCTTTTCATCTGGGTACGGGCTTTTGTGAGCACAACTCTACATGACTCCAGGATATAGTAATTAAATCGATAATAAGCAGGGTGTTAGCACAGCGAATAGTAAAAAAACAATATTTGATATGTTGAGGAACCGATTTACTTAATTCTCTATATCAATAATCGATGTGATACTTTCCACAATATTATTGAGGTGGGAATATCCAATACACACTTGTGAATCACATCTGGATAGCCTATCTATCCGTCTTTGGATTCGCCACTGTAGCCTGCTTCACTGGAGCATATCGAGCTCGTCGCGCCGTTGATAATGACTTTCGAACCGGTCTCATGTGGCTGTTCATCCTTGCCGGAGTGTGGTCATTGACGACGGCAGCACGGATTGCGGTTCCAGATATGCGCGTCGACATCGCACTTCGGATTGGAGGATTGATTATCGGTCTTGCAAGTATTGGCGCATGGCTATATGTTGCCTCAGCATACGCAGGATTTAGTTATCATCAGAGCACGATCAATCGCGCTCTGGCACTGGCGGTATATCTGGTTATTGTCATTGCAAAGATTACCAATCCGATTCACAATCTCTATTTTATCTCAGCGCAAAAGTCGCTTCCATTTTTACACCTTTCATTTAATCCAGGACCGTTGTATTGGTTTGTTGCGGGCATTGCATACACGGCTGTCTCAATCGGATTATACTGGTTATTTACCACGGCTCCACAAGCACGCGTTGATACCACCCGATTTCGAGCGGTGCTCGCGTTAACCGCCGCACCAGCGCTTCTTGATGTGCTTGTTTATGCAGATGCCATTCCAACAGTGCTTATTGAAGTGAGTTATGCACCACTTGGCATGGCTTTCTTTGCGCTTGGAACCGCAACTGTCACCAATAAAGAATTATATTCCGTTTCACAATCGTGGCGCCGGCAGGCACTTGATGATATTGCTGATGCAGTTGTCCTCACTGATGCAGAAGGGCGGATTAGATATCTTGGATCCAACGCTACTGCCGTATTTTCAACACTCGCTGGATCAGAAGGACAGTTGTTTGAAACCGTCGCACCACAATTATCTAATCTTACACATAACAGCGAATCATTCCAGTGGGATCAAGATGGCGCCACAAAATATTATAATATCATCAAACGTGATATCCGATCATCAGGCTCTCAATCGGGGACAGTATTTGCATACATTGACGTAACAGAGTCACGAGAAGCCAGATTACAGCTCGCTGAGACTGAAATTAAGCGTCAACGATTCCAGCAGGCTATTGAGGCAGTCGATCACTCTGTATTCATGACTGATGTCCGTGGGACAATTGAATACATTAACCCAGCGTTCGAGAAGAACACTGGGTATGACCGTTCAACACTCATCGGGCGCTCACCAGCGATCTTGAACGCCCCAGATGCCCCCAATGCGTATCCTGACGATCTCTGGGAACAGATACAAGATACTGGTGGAAGAGAGACGGAGGTTATCCAACAACGTCAGGATGGAACAACATACTATACACAACAGACGATTACACCAATTAATTCACAAGACGCGTCGACGACATCATATGTGGTGATTCTCACAGATATTACAGAATTGAAAGAACATCAACAACATCTTGAATTATTAAGTCGCGTCCTTCGACATAACCTACGAAATGATATGAATATTGCTCGTGGATATGCAGAAACAATGATTAGTAATACGACTGACAGCAATGAGAATTATACTGCTAATATCGTTACGACAGCTAACGATGTCATAACGCTCGCTGAGCAATCAACAACAATTACTGATTTAATTATTGACCCGCCTGAGTCTCAAGAGATTAATCTGAGCGATGTTGCACAACAGACAGCCGAGCGTATCTCAGAAACATACACACGGGCGTCTATCGACATTAACTGTAAAGAGACACCACCGGTGCGAGCAATTCCACAGGTCCGTACCGCAATAGAGGAGTTAATCAATAATGCTATTATTCATTCTACCAGTGACACTGTCTCAATGACTGATGAATTCAACAGAGACACCACAGTAGCTCATAGTGCAGATGATGAATCGATGCAATCGTTATCACTGGTATCGTTACCGCGATCACCTGACGCTGCTAAGACACAGGTGTCAATCACGGTTGAGAGACTTCCAACGGAGAATGAGGTGGTAGTACGCGTCGAAGATGAAAATCAGCCAATTCCAGGCATGGATAGACAAATACTCCAGCGTGGGACCGAGATTCGATCTGTCTATCATGGAAGTGGGCTTGGATTGTGGCTCGTATACTGGGTTGTGATGCGGTCTAATGGGACGGTTGACGTTGAGACACGCGACCCATCTGGAAATCGAATTGAGATGCGATTCAACCAGTGCTGAGATACGAGCTCACATATGAGCGAGTGTTTTTATTTGTGCCTATGATTATCATTGTTGATCGGTGTAAGTACCACTTGCAACATAACCGATGAACACCGCGTGACAGCAATCATGATTTGAGCATCCGGTTCAATAATAAAGATATGGAATGGCATCGGCGTCGAGATCTTGAGGGTGGAAAAGAACTGGGAGTCTGGCTTTGTCAGGATGAAACAGGAACTATCACAGAGGAACTCTATGTTGAGTCACACGAATATCGTGGCGATGATTTTGATACGTACACAGCGACGCCAACTGGTGAATGGACGCATCTTGGCTCATTTAAAACGCCAAAAGAAGCGTTCGCTGCTGCTCGTGAGCATATTGACTCAACTGCTGGCTCTCTTGTGACAGAACCGTAGTGCGACAACGTCCACGCTGATCATCAGTGGGTGCTGTGTCGCGATGATTTACGCAGAGCATGAACTATATGAAGTACCCCGCGCACGGTAGTGCAATGCGTCCGTGTTTAATCTTGCATCACTGACGCAACGGATTTTAATTTCTCTCGTGCTCCCTGTGACAGTTGCGCCGACATTCCGTGTCGGTCAACACCCGAATCCAAGGATGTGTGAGAGTCGGGGTCTCCACCAGCCCTCGATACCGCCCGTCTCACCGTCTTCACGCGAGGGAGGGTTTCGAGAGACGGCACATTCTCATTGTCCTGTTGCTCGAACTAGTTCTGTATCACGCACACCGTCACCTTTCTGTCGCTATCGTCTTGGAACTTGCACTGCTGGTATTTGAACCGCTTCTTGTCTCGATTCCCCCGTTCTGTGTGCTGGCACTCCGTTCTCGGGCATCGCTGGCTCGTGTATTCTGGGTCAACCTCATCTGACGGGATCCCGTTCCACGCAGGCTTGTACTCCACCATCTCTCTGAGGGAATGAAATGCGAGTGAGTGGAGGCAACAATTAATCCGCGTACCGTAGTCGATGGACTCCCGCATATCCTTGAGGTATTCAAAGACGATGACCGGACTCGAAAACTGCGAGACTTGTGTAGACAGTCATGAACGTAGTCGGGTTCTACGGTTGGACGACTGTCTCGAACGCAGTCTGTTTGGCTTTCTGCATCCGCTTACGTTTGGTGAAGAACTCGTGGCGTTGTTCTTTCACCGAGACGTTTCGACTCATCGCAGCGAGTGCGATGCAATCCTCGTTCACATTCACACCAACAATTGTGTCTGCATTGTTCTTGCTGGCGACTTGATGAGACTCACATATGACCATGACGTGGAGTCGCCACTCGTGTGGTTGTGAACGACTTCAGCGGTCCCAACCCGCTACTTCATCGCTGAACGCAGTCCGTAGACGGTCGAAGTGGTCGACGTGGTCGAGGCTACCACGGAGTTCAGCTTTGAGGTGCCTGCCTCTCGTAGCAATGATACGGAACCGAACCGTCCTGTCGTCTTCGAGGAACAGGTGGTAGCCTTCGCCGTGGTTCATTACCATCGAGTACGACTGGTCAATGTACGGGTAGGACCATCCTCAGCCGTCATCTTTGTTGTCGTGATACGTTTCGATTTCACCGAGTACTCTGTCAACGATGAGTTGACTGGTGTTTTTGAGGTGATTAGCGTTGTCAACGACACTTGATTTGATCTTACTCCAGTCCCAACCAGCTCGACCGAGTCGGTTGGTTTCGTTGCGGATGCGTCGGGCTTCGAGACAACCGGTTAGCAAGTTGTCGTCACTCCCTGTGTAGATGTCTAGTCCGAACAACATTGTCTGGGTGAGCTTGGACGATTGCACTGTATTTTGTTATGGTTCGCTATCTCTCAGAAGCTCGTGTTTTGACGCGCTTCACCCCGCCCACGGTGAGTCGGGGCACTTGCGCTATTCTTTTCTGATAGATGGTTTTGATAGATATTGTTCAAGAATCATCAGCATATATACATACAAAACGGATACCGACACCGGTATTTCCTTGCGGTCGAATTGAGACATGTATGAGTTCGAATGATGATACTCCAGTCGAGCAGACAAACAACTGGCCTGAACTCGTTGCAATGGTGTACGAAGAGATGAGCGGTGGTGACGGGTCGACCACACTCCGACTCCGCAATATGGAGATTCAGGTTCCGAGTAAGACTGGACCCGATGCAGACCATGCACATTGGACTGTTGACGGAACAATTGATCTTAATCCCGAAGAGTAGTTCAAACCAAAGTCAAACCCAGAAATATTGGACTCTGTTCGACTCGGATCTGAATCGACATTTGATATCGATATCAATATCAAATATCAAACACCGATTACAGAGCTGAAGTCTCTCTCACGATCAATGGGAGGAATAACAGATGAATCCTGGCTCGACATTTTTTACGTGTATGATTGGATGAGAACAACTATTACTATGAGTGACGTGTCGGTGTCTGATATAATATATCATACCGATGACCAACATAACTGAGTAGTCCATCGGATATCTGCTGACGTCGCGATGTAATCCATTCATTAATTTCAGGAACGACATCACTTGTCACAGTCTCCTCAACAAACGCGAGTAACTGCTGAAGATAATACTGTTCATCACCTTGATATGTATTCCCTTGCGGATAGACGATTGCATCAGCAGCATCAACCGCACGCACCGTTCCAGGTCGATCGCGGAGTGCATCTAAGAGGTGTCGTCCTGCATGGCTATCTCGATCCGGGATAGCATCAATCGCATCGTGATACGCTGTCTCAACCGCATTATCTGCGGGATGGTCTGGCTGAAAAACAGTCGTCCCATCAAATGTGAGCGGAAAGTACGCCAACCCGCCCGGACGAAGTGCATCTAAGAACACATCTAGTGCATCTTCAATCGAAACAAGATCCATGAATTGCTGCGCCATCAGAAGGTCGATATCATTACTATTCGTCACAGCAGTGAGTGCATCAGCCGTTTCAAAGGCAACAGTAAGCGTTGATTCAGCATCAGATTGAGTATCAGTGTCTATATTTGATGTGTCATTAACAGTAAACATCCCATCGGGGCTTGTTGTGACATCATATCCCCGAAACCGGAGTTCACGAGAGCGAACAGCGCGGGCATATGCAGTCAATCGCTCAGATGAGTCAATACCGCGGTATGATCCACCGATTCCAGAGTCGAGTAACCGTGGAACCGTCGCCCCTGTCCCAGCACCAACATCAATGATTTCTGGTTCTGAAGGGAGCAATTCATGAAGTGTTTCTCTCACCCGTCGTGAGAACGACCGATTGTCGACGGTTCGTTTTGCTTCGAGATATCGAACGAGTGCATGATCAACAGCCATTGTTATACTGTCCGTGTATGGCTCGCCCATGCTGCATCGTCTTCCCAGATTTGCACTCGGAGTTGATCAGGCGTGGTTTCACCAGCAACACTCAGCCTCTCTGCGACATGATCGCCGAATATCCGTGAGAAATTCTCAACACTTGGGTTTAGTCCTTCAAACTCAGGAAGGTCATTAAGTACTGAATCACGATATCGCTCAACGAGATCTTCAAGTATTGATTCAACAGTAACGATATTTAACAGATATCCATACTCGCCGAGTGAGTCACCTGCAAAGTGAAGTTCAACCTCAAAATGGTGACTATGTATCTGTCCCTCTGGAGGCTCCGGATCTGGCACTGTGAGAACGTGTTGTGCGATGAAGTCACGCTGGACAGCAAGTTCATATGAGTACGCTGTTGTCATTATTTATTTTCACGCTCTATCGGCTTATTATCATTTGTTTCTGCTGATAGTCCTCTGTTAATCATATCGTAGTTTTTCTGATTTTGTCTTTTGATTGTGTCTCAAAGCCACTGTCACACAGTTTGAGTGTATACTGCGAGTGCGCTGGTTACGACTATGAATCTGCGCCTGCGTCTGCGTCCGAGTCCGAGCTAGGATCATAACCACTGCCAATGTAGTTTCGTGTATTGTGTGCTACGCATTGCATGTAGTATGTTCACTCATTGATACGTCAGTAATACTTGAAGTGTTGACTCAGGTGTTTCTGTCAGTCGGTTGTATGCACTTGGGGCGTCAGTAAATGGAACTCGATCAGTAATGAGTGCTTCAACGTCAATGGTATTGAGTTGCTCAATTGCGACGGATAATCGACGGTCAGTCGTCCATCGCCCTCGGAGGTCAGGGTCAATCGTACTCACTTGACTCGATGTAATTGTAATGCGGTCACGGTGGAAATCACCACCAAGTCCAAGCTCTGTTGGTTTATTACCGTACCATGAGCCGACGATGATCCGACCATCATACCCGACAAGATCAATTGCAGCATTCAGCGCGGCTGGCTGACCCGATACCTCATAAATGAGGTCTGCACCGGGTGGGTCATGAGAACTAAATATATCCTCACTTGCTGATGGGTCAAGCGCACGATCTGCACCAAATGAGCGTGCTAACTCTCTCCGAGCAGGGATTGGCTCAACGACAACAAGTTCGCTGATTGGAAGATCGGCGAGTAACTGTATTGTACACAGCCCAATAACACCAGCTCCGAACACAACAACGCGTTCACCAACACGAGGTGATCCATCAAGTAGAAAATTCGTTGCTGTTTCAGCGGTCGGTAATAATGCTGCAGTCTCAGCGTCTAAGTTATCTGGGACCGCAATAAGTGCATCTGAATCAACAGAAAACCGATTTTGATGCGGATGGAATGCAAAGACCTGCTCGCCAAGTCGGTCAGTTGCTTGTGTCCCCGTTTTGACAACATCACCAACAGCAGCATACCCATATGCTGTCGGATATGACAAATCACCATTGAGTGTTTCGAGTGTTGCGTCAGCAGCCATCTGCTCAGGAACCTCTCCGTTATATACGAGTAATTCTGTTCCAGGGCTGATTGCTGAGACGGTCGTCTCAACGATAACACCGTTTGGGTCAAGATCTTCTATTGAAACTGACTGTAGACTGACATCACGGACGTCAGTAAAAACAAGTTTGTCTGCCGTATCCGTCTCAACACCTGCATTCACATCTGAGTGCACGCGCGTACCGGAGTCTACATCAGAGCTATCAGTCATATTTTTCTCCGATTTCTGTCTGTGTCGTCTGATTGTTAGCCGTATTAGACAGCGCGCTGTGCATGCTCAGATATACGCGTGTATCCATACCGGATTGAGTTATATCAGTATCCATATCTGATGTACGTGTTTATTACACTGTTCGTCTCAACACCACTGGCGGCAGTTACATCACTGAGAGATACTGATTGTCTCATCGTCACTACTCGCCAACCCACTCAGACTCAACCGTGTCACGGCCATGACCGCTTTTCATACTGTCAGTCTCATCGTCTGCGGTATGATCTGTGCTATCGACTTCATATGCGGAGATACCCGATTCGCGACACACCTCAAGTGCATGTTTTGCATCACTTCCAGCATCGTGTGCTGTCTGCCCCCGCCCAATGCCAACTTGATACTCAACGCCAGCTTCTGCGCTAACATGTTCAAGAATCGTCTCAAACGTATCATATGATAGCTGTGGGCAGACTGCAATGACATTGTCACCACCAACAAATTGTGCAACACTATCGTGTTCTGATCGGAGATGCTTTCTGAGCGTCATAGCGGAATCACGGATTGCTAACTCAGTATCAACAGCATTGGTATCATCAGTGTATGTCCCCGTCACATCGATAATATCAAAATGCGCAACTGTCATCTGTGGCGATGTTGTTGTTCCTGAGACCCCACCATACCGAAGTGCTTCGCGCCGATTAGAGTCTTGAGCGCTACCAGCCTGTTGTAGCTGTTCACTTGCCCGGCGAACCGCCTCAACAGGTGTCGTTGCTTCGCCAATACCAACACTAGCAGTGACAGGATATCGATTCCGGATCCGTTCTTGAAACCGAGCGAATTCCTCTGGTGAAATATCATTGACAACCCCGAGCATATTATCAAATCGATTATAAAATGCATATCCATCGCTTCGACCGACAAAGTCGGCAAAGTCGGCATAAATTCGAGCCTGTAATGCCTGGAGATCTGTCTCTCGGCGTGGAGCCGGTGTGACCGTCCATGGCCCGTAGTCATCGAGTTGCACAAGCGAAAAT from Haloquadratum walsbyi C23 harbors:
- a CDS encoding DUF7344 domain-containing protein, encoding MMIADAAEQQNSVKALSTDEAYDILSDQRRRYAIHHLKQLDTAVSVQDLAEQVAAWENEKPIEQLNSQERKRVYISLYQSHLSTLDDEGIVEYDEENGMVSLTDAADELNIYFEVVAGDDIPWSIFYIGLTAAFSALVGLTYTGIGVLQRSQLIFVTIGMLVSYTAAGVIQTIQRKRMELGDSGPPPELQ
- a CDS encoding DUF7504 family protein, whose product is MTEEDDMDDEAETSTTVRSRFAKFESPDDIDTDESADNNINNDDDDALSDDETTADADSSSDFASDTDTDTDTTTPDPEEHITNDSRSTRVWSDAAITDATDTDSDSIKTGLSSDDRLKNSDDMSDSAVSTGSNQHSTEPAADRSQRDSERIWNQPSGSDSSNEASTSSNQNKNSSVNIGQTDIPEEIITDSNQNENTSVNTGQTDSPVAPQSQSQSQSQSQQSSSLTDSTSAESIQSDSSTVSDGSQALLLGEDNSQTWNAGFNHILETQYPQNLLLLVPAGETIDILRACQEHPSWDGGEIIIIKVGASVPGDMSVAELSGDGMDESIETHQISDQTDLSRLGILITQVLDNWQNPDQNTVCSVHTLQAFLQYLSPQKVFQFLYTLSRRLQSADIETTYLMTPSDGDRTINTLRPIFDTVIET
- a CDS encoding PAS domain S-box protein, producing MNHIWIAYLSVFGFATVACFTGAYRARRAVDNDFRTGLMWLFILAGVWSLTTAARIAVPDMRVDIALRIGGLIIGLASIGAWLYVASAYAGFSYHQSTINRALALAVYLVIVIAKITNPIHNLYFISAQKSLPFLHLSFNPGPLYWFVAGIAYTAVSIGLYWLFTTAPQARVDTTRFRAVLALTAAPALLDVLVYADAIPTVLIEVSYAPLGMAFFALGTATVTNKELYSVSQSWRRQALDDIADAVVLTDAEGRIRYLGSNATAVFSTLAGSEGQLFETVAPQLSNLTHNSESFQWDQDGATKYYNIIKRDIRSSGSQSGTVFAYIDVTESREARLQLAETEIKRQRFQQAIEAVDHSVFMTDVRGTIEYINPAFEKNTGYDRSTLIGRSPAILNAPDAPNAYPDDLWEQIQDTGGRETEVIQQRQDGTTYYTQQTITPINSQDASTTSYVVILTDITELKEHQQHLELLSRVLRHNLRNDMNIARGYAETMISNTTDSNENYTANIVTTANDVITLAEQSTTITDLIIDPPESQEINLSDVAQQTAERISETYTRASIDINCKETPPVRAIPQVRTAIEELINNAIIHSTSDTVSMTDEFNRDTTVAHSADDESMQSLSLVSLPRSPDAAKTQVSITVERLPTENEVVVRVEDENQPIPGMDRQILQRGTEIRSVYHGSGLGLWLVYWVVMRSNGTVDVETRDPSGNRIEMRFNQC
- a CDS encoding zinc ribbon domain-containing protein, translating into MRESIDYGTRINCCLHSLAFHSLREMVEYKPAWNGIPSDEVDPEYTSQRCPRTECQHTERGNRDKKRFKYQQCKFQDDSDRKVTVCVIQN
- a CDS encoding class I SAM-dependent methyltransferase gives rise to the protein MGEPYTDSITMAVDHALVRYLEAKRTVDNRSFSRRVRETLHELLPSEPEIIDVGAGTGATVPRLLDSGIGGSYRGIDSSERLTAYARAVRSRELRFRGYDVTTSPDGMFTVNDTSNIDTDTQSDAESTLTVAFETADALTAVTNSNDIDLLMAQQFMDLVSIEDALDVFLDALRPGGLAYFPLTFDGTTVFQPDHPADNAVETAYHDAIDAIPDRDSHAGRHLLDALRDRPGTVRAVDAADAIVYPQGNTYQGDEQYYLQQLLAFVEETVTSDVVPEINEWITSRRQQISDGLLSYVGHRYDILYQTPTRHS
- a CDS encoding 6-pyruvoyl trahydropterin synthase family protein, producing the protein MTTAYSYELAVQRDFIAQHVLTVPDPEPPEGQIHSHHFEVELHFAGDSLGEYGYLLNIVTVESILEDLVERYRDSVLNDLPEFEGLNPSVENFSRIFGDHVAERLSVAGETTPDQLRVQIWEDDAAWASHTRTV